The Euphorbia lathyris chromosome 2, ddEupLath1.1, whole genome shotgun sequence genome includes a window with the following:
- the LOC136220407 gene encoding putative recombination initiation defects 3, with the protein MKLKINKATDLNSISVFPPQSRRLNMQTGPQSSQLRSQQSQQSFSQGISSQHGMFSQLSQTSLDEAVTNDQRFNPQERDNYVKKKSCFPQINYAHEESQMPIIRSSTNLIRKWNPTPVADNKCNDELEHRIGMIETSLNKYGMILNSVQSDVMQANKGSKEITLEMEGIGQKLTVLNSSLQQLIKGQEDTKLSLEGRLKSISDQLCNETCQDKLQQIFLLLSALPEQIEASLQKLQNNLRMTLSKEMQALACRWKTCNYGSPSIMMLAAQVTGCHSTPQRKSQPVKNPVMPEKASGQPAPRPKVEMGAWNTIKAEQIALTQRASHKERKGVFSVREEKQCRVVIESDEEIDVGFSCLMNEKETGIGNHIIDEATEESERILKRARRRKRKLCNTIIID; encoded by the exons ATGAAGTTGAAGATCAACAAAGCTACCGATCTCAATTCAATTTCGGTATTTCCTCCTCAATCAAG AAGATTGAACATGCAAACTGGACCGCAATCATCACAGCTAAGATCGCAACAATCACAACAATCATTTTCACAGGGGATTTCATCTCAGCATGGCATGTTTTCCCAGCTCTCCCAGACCTCGTTAGATGAAGCTGTAACAAATGACCAG AGGTTTAATCCTCAAGAACGGGACAACTATGTGAAAAAGAAATCTTGTTTTCCCCAAATTAACTATGCGCATGAGGAGAGTCAAATGCCAATCATAAGATCTTCCACCAATTTAATACGTAAATGGAATCCTACACCTGTCGCAGATAACAAAT GTAATGATGAACTTGAGCATCGGATTGGAATGATAGAAACTTCCTTGAACAAGTATGGAATGATCTTGAATTCTGTCCAGAGTGATGTGATGCAAGCTAACAAAGGATCAAAAGAAATAACACTGGAGA TGGAAGGTATTGGACAGAAGTTGACTGTCCTCAATTCCTCACTGCAACAACTG ATCAAAGGACAAGAAGATACCAAATTGAGTCTTGAAGGGAGATTAAAATCTATATCCGACCAACTGTGCAATGAGACATGCCAGGATAAATTGCAGCAGATTTTCTTGTTGCTTTCTGCGTTACCAGAGCAGATAGAAGCCTCTctacaaaaattacaaaataacctCCGCATGACCTTAAGCAAAGAAATGCAG GCATTGGCTTGTAGGTGGAAAACCTGCAATTACGGCAGTCCATCCATTATGATGCTTGCAGCACAG GTCACTGGTTGTCATAGCACTCCACAAAGAAAGTCTCAGCCTGTTAAGAA TCCAGTGATGCCTGAAAAGGCCTCTGGGCAACCAGCGCCTCGGCCAAAAGTAGAAATGGGAGCATGGAATACCATAAAGGCAGAACAAATTGCATTAACGCAAAGGGCTTCTCACAAGGAACGCAAAGGAGTTTTTTCTGTTCGAGAG GAAAAACAATGTAGAGTTGTCATTGAATCAGATGAGGAGATTGATGTAGGTTTTTCCTGCTTGATGAATGAGAAGGAAACAG GCATTGGAAACCACATAATTGATGAAGCAACGGAAGAGTCTGAGCGAATTCTGAAAAGAGCAAGGAGGCGAAAGAGAAAACTCTGTAATACTATCATTATTGATTGA